Genomic window (Synechococcus sp. LA31):
TGACGTCCCAGGTCGCTCTTACTGGAAAAGAGTATTGAGCAGGTTGCCGAGGGCATTGCCCACAGCGGCATCGCGGTTGCTAGTGGTGTTGCGGTTGGAATTCTCTTGGGTGGCCACCAGCTTGTAGTCACCGAAGCGGAAGATACCGGTGTTGCCGTGGTCGATGAAGGTCACCGGCCAGGTGCCACCAAAACCATCACGAGTCTGGAAGCCCCCACCCACTTGCTGGAAGGTGTAGGTGTTGCCGTTCTGAAGTTGCACCTCGTAGCGGTTCTGGCCGCCCTGGCTCACCTGCTTGAGTAGGCAGGGGCCGTCGTAGACGCGTTGGCTACCGCGGCTGAGGCTGCAAAGCCCTGTATCTCGGCTCACCTGGGCCTGGCCGGGCCTGGTGCTGGAGCCGAACAGCTGATTGGTGAGTCCGGCTGCCACGTTGCGTTCACCCCATCCGTCGTTCCAGCAGGTGCGCTTGGCCACGCTGCAGGCCTGGCCAGTGCTCAGGCGGAAGTCGCGGCTGCTGGTTTGGCTGAGGTTTTTGGAGAGATGGTTGGCGGCCTTCTTGCCGTACACCTCTGAGGTGATCCCGATGGAGGGCCCGTAGCTGTCGTAGCAGGTTTTGCCAACCGAGTCGCACACCACGCCAGGACGCGGGTAGCTGAGGCTGGCGGGTTGGGCGAGGGCTGCGCTGCTGATCACCAAAGGGAGGGCTGCTGCCAGGGTCAGCGTGTGTCGGAGCATGGCGAGCAGATCCTTGAGGTGATTGGCAAACCCTAGTGAGCAAGAGTTTGGTTGTCTTGTCTCCTGCTGAGTCTTGCGCTGACAATCCTGGTTGGTGTCATCACAATGACGCCAACCAGGATTGTGTGATGGCAGGCGGTAGTAAGCGACGTGATCGGCTAGCGGCTGGGATTCTCTCCCTTGCCATGGCGACCTGCATGCCGGCGATTGCCAAGGCTGAACCGCAGCAGGCGTTGGCGATCTTGCTGCGTGAGCTCCATGCCAAGCCACTTGGGCTTTACGACGGGGTGCGTCTGTTTCGCATCAACCAACCTGGCGGCGGCACCCTCACCCTCACGGTGAGCTGCGAGCGCGAACAATGGCGTGTGCAAAACAGCGACAGCGCCAAGGGGCAGCCGAGTTTCTACGACACGCCCTTTCTCTCCGCCAAAGGCATCAACCGCACCTGGGTGTGCACGGCGCCAGGGAGGGTGTTGGAGTGACTGCGGTTCAGCTGGCGGCCATGGCCTGGGCTTGAGCCATGGGGAGTTGGTCGCGCTCAAACCGCGCCACGATCTGAGTGAGCAGAGCCCGTTCTGCCGCCCACTAATCGTCGGCATGGGTGATCAACAGCACGCTCAGCTCCACAGCCAGCTCCTGGTGTGGGGGAGCGGCACGGTGAGCTCGATCCCGGAGCGAAGGCGGGTGTGATTCACCACGTGCTCCAGCAGCAGTTCCGAGAGTTGTTCGGCCTGACGGCATAGGGCTTGATTGGCATAGAGCAGCCGTAGCTGCGCATTCACCACCGACTGCTCGCCATGCAGCTGTGGTGACGCCACCACGAGTGCCGGAACCCCAAGGATTCGGATCGGCGCCACCTCGTAGCTGCCGGCGCTGCGGCTGCCCACAACGTGCCGGCTGCCGCGTACGTATAGGCCGTAGAGGTTGGATTCGCGGCAGCGGGGATGCTCGCCGATCACCGCGATCTCCAGGGCTTCGAAGGCCAGGCGGAGCTGCTGCCATTCCTGTTGATCGGTGCGTTCGCGGTGATTGGGCCTGAACAGGGGGATCGGCAGCACAAACGCGAGGGCAAGCAGTGTTGGGATCATGGAAGGCACTTGATCGGTTCTGCTCGCTCAAGGCATGTGATTCATCAGTGTGTGAGCTCAAGGGGCCTTGCACTGCAGGAGTTGGCCGTTCCAGTTGATCTGCGTGCTGCCCTGGTGCTCCCAGAGCTCCACACCCGCAGCGCTGTAGCGAGCGCCGCTACCCGAAGGCGCGATCGGAACCACCAGGGTCTCGTTCCCAATCGCGAGAACAACGCTGGGGGGATCTGCTTGGTTCAGGAACACCACCGATACAGGCGCCGTGATTGGGCCAGAGCACTGAAGCGGTTTGCGCCAGAACACTTGCAAGGTGAACTCCCCTTCTCTGGTGAAGCGGATGCCATCGGCGTTGTCAGCATGTTGGTGGCTGATCCCGTGTTGATTGGCCGCGAAACTGAACGTTCCATGTGGCTGCATCGACACTGTTATGTCTCCATCGCGTTCCCTGAACGCACACGGCCCTCGCTGAATCGGTAGCGTGTCATCGTGGCGTCTCAGGAGGCAGTAGGCCTCTAGCCCACGCCCCTCGGCCGCCCGATGGCCTTTCATCGCCTGGCCGTAGATGAAGCCGATGATGTAGCCCTGGCCCCAGTAAAGGGCGGCTACGGCGGCACCGATGCAGGCTGCCGCCGTGGCCAGTGGTTTTACCACTGCTTGAACTCGTTCACCGTGCCGTCGTAGTTCACATTGCAATAGCCCTTGGCTGTTTTGCCGTCCACGGCCCAGTTGAAGCTGAGGCCGCTGGCCTTCACGTCTTTCATGGTCATCGCGCCGGAATCGAGGCTTTGCTTCAGCGTGGCGCCGAGGCTGATCCGCGCTTCAGCCATGCTCACGTCAAATTGCTCCACCACGCGCAATTTGCATGCGTTGCCTAGACGCTGGCTGACAGCGTCGAGTTTGTTGGCCAGGGCTGGGGCACTGATCACGGTGACTAGTCCGGCCGTTAGGCCAAGGCTGATCAGATGAGGTAGGGGGCGTGTCATGGCGAAGTCGGAGCTCACCGCATTCTGAACATTGGAAAACCTTTTTCACCCCATGGATCGAGTCTTGCGAGTTGGGATCTGAGACCAAGCGGTTGTGGTGTCGTTGTGTTGCTCGCAGTCATCACGGCCAGCGCCAGCTTCCGGTCCGGGTGCAGATGTCGCCAGTGGGACTGCCTGGCCAGGGCCTCTCGCAGGCTGATTTTGATCAGAGCAAAATGCTCTCGGGTCATCGGTGCAACCAAAAATCCCCGCCTTGCGGCGAGGGTTTGAGGACGAACGAGTGATCGAGGCGATCAGTCGAGGACGGGCATGGTCAGAGTGGGCTCGGCCTGACGGACGATGCCTTTCTCGAAGCCAGCAGCAGCGACGCGGGCGCGGCCGGCGTGCCAGAGGTGGCCCACCAGGAAGAAGAAGGCAAGCATGAATTGAGCCGCAGCCAGCCACTGGCGGATGTTCACGAATTTCACCGAGTTGGGCTCGGTGATGATGCCGCCCACCGAGTTCAGAGAGGCGTTGGGTGCGTGGGTCATGTCTTCAGCCGCACGGCGCACTTGCCAGGGCTCAGCGGCCGTGATGTCAACAGACCTGGCTGCAAACAGATGGCTTTTGGGGCCACCATCTCATAGCTGCACGGGATTCTGCCGCCTGCTGCTCCTCAGGCGTGGTGGTAGCCCATTGATTGTGGATGCCTGCACTGCCGGTGTGTTCTGGATGCGCCTGCTGCAGCCAAAGGCTTGGCAGATGTGGCTCAGTCGAGTGCAAACACGTTGATCCCAGGGGCAACCTCACGCATCTCGCGGATCTCCTCGTCGATGGCCGCAAGGATCTCCTGGCTGTAGTCGGGGTGTTGCTTGAGCGTACGCACGATGTTTCGCACGCTGTCCACTGACAAACCACCATGCAATACCTGCTGATGAATCTGTTCGCGGAACTGCTGCAGAGCCAGCTCTTCTTGTGGTGATAGGGGGCGCTTTGGCGCGGGATGGTTGATCTCCATGTTCTCGCGAGCAGACCTCGCTTGAACCGTAGAGAGGTTCAAGTGATCTTCAAGGTTTCAGGGCCTTGGGTTTACGAAACAAACCATGCTGGAGCGGTAGGGGCGTGGCTTGCGCGGGGCGCCGCGCCGTGGCATCAGCGCAGCCGCTGAAGCACTGCCGTGCCAGCAGCGCCACGTCCTGAAGGAGCAGCGGCACCGGTGTCTTAACCGAAGCCGTCAAGCCAAAGTGGCGATGTTGGTAGCAGCGTTTGCGTGGGTCCAAGCTCCAGGCTTCCCTATCCAAGAGGTTGCGCTGCGCATTAAGCACTCACACCTTGTTTGATTCCGGCCAGCGCCAGCTGCCTCGCTCCAGCGTTGTTTGTGCTTGCACCTGGGTGGCCCCCAGCTCTCGTTCGAGTTGGAGATGCCGGCATTGGGGCTGTTGGGCCAGGGCGTTGATCAGCGCTGGGGCATGGGCGATCACCCACACCTGCGTGCGCTCGGCCGCTGCGTGAATCAATCGGGCTAAAGGGGCCAAGAGCTCTGGGTGCAGGCTGCTTTCCGGTTCGTTCAAGACCAACAGAGGCGGTAGCCGCGGGCTGAAGAGCGCCACGGTGAGGAGGAGATAACGAAGTGTTCCATCGGAAAGTTCCGCTGCCTCCAGCGGCCGCAGTAGCCCTGGCTGATGCACATGCAGGCGAAACGATCCGCCATCGGTTTGAACACTGAGATGACAGCCCGGGAAGGCATCATCCATCGCCTGTTGCAGACCGTTGCCATCCCCGTTTTCAAGAATTGTCTGCACAGCGGCTGGTAGATCACCACCATCGCCGCTGAGGGCAAAGCAACGGGTGCCCACCCGCGGCTGTCTGGCTGGCGCCTCAGGATCGGTGCGGAAGCTGTCGTAGAAGCGCCAACTGAGTATCTGCTCACGTAGCAGCATCACCTCCGGTTGTTGATCAGGATCAAAGCCGCGTTGAAACAGTGATTGATCGGGATGGTGTTGAGGCCCTGAGCTGCTGAGCACCGCCCTGGGGTGGAATCCCTCGCCCGCCCAGATCCATTCCCCTTTGAGCTGGGGATCAAGGGCAAAGGCGCTCTGTCGTTCCTGTGGGTAACCCAGTTCCACGGCATAGGAGAAGGGCTCGGCCGCAAACCCCAGCCGCAGCCGCACCGCCTGTTGGCGCGGACCTCCTTGAACGGGCTGCTCGCCTTGGCGCATCGCCCGGCTGAGGCGCTCCGGTCCAGCCCACATCACGGCTGGCAGGCCTCCCTCCTGGGCCAACGCTCCCACCATCGTTCCTCGAGCTGCGGCTGTGAGCAATCGCAGGGCCCGGTAGAGGTTCGATTTGCCACTGCCGTTGGCGCCGGTGACCAGCGTGAGCTGGCCGAAGGGCACGACCACGTTCTGCAGAGAGCGATAGCCGCTCACGGCGAGACGGTGAATCATCGCGTTTGTTCAGCCTGCAGCCTCATCATTCCCTTCTGCTCACACGTTGTCCTCTGGCTGCAGGATCGATCGCAAGGGCCATGCAAGCCACCACTTCCTCGTGCCTGAGATTGTGCGCGCATTGGGCATCAGCAAGGTAGCCGTTGACCAGCTGCGCCGTTTGAAAGATTGAATCATTGATTGCTGAGCAGGGAATGCTCAAAGCATTCCCCTGCAGCTCTCACCAGCGCAGCTTGAGCCCCCCGCCATAGCTGAGCTCGTTGCCATTGCTCCAGAAGGCACCACCCACGCCGGCATAGAGGGAGAGGGCTTCAGACGTTTCGTATTCCAGCGAGAGGCCCACATCAAGCGCATTAGCCCCGCGGTTCTGACCGAGCACATCAACAGAGCCGAGGGCCGGCACGTTTGCGAAGGAAGCGGTGAGCTGGTGCTCCTCGTTGGAATCACCGTTGAAGTCGTACTCGTAGCCGAGGGAGAGGCGCGGGATCAGGCGTGATGTTTTGCCAGTGACGATTGGCGTCTCGATCTGGAAGCCGATGCCGTAGATGAGGGAATCGGCGGTGTGTGAGTTGAGGGCCAGGTTGAGGGAGTCAGCGCCGGTTTCCGAGAACGCTCCTTGGTTGTGGAGGGCGTAGGAGAAGAAGGTGTTGGGCTTGATGCGCACAGCGGAGCGGCTGGTTTTATCGGAGGAGAGCACCCAGTCGTATTCGGCTGCCAGAGCTGCTGTGAAACCATTGCCGCTCCAGTTGGCATTGGCGGTGCGGTTGAGCCCCCCGAAGTTGATGTTGCGGTCTGATTCGTACTGGAGGTTCATGTAACCGGCCAGCGCCGTGAACTTCCAGCTCTCGGATGGGCGATAGATGCCCCATGCAGCACCGGAGTAGGTGGAGGATTCGATGCGAACGTCGGCGTATTCGTAGTTGTAGAGATTGGCACGCCCGTAGCCAAAGGCAGCACCAGCACTCCAGTTGC
Coding sequences:
- a CDS encoding AAA family ATPase, whose protein sequence is MIHRLAVSGYRSLQNVVVPFGQLTLVTGANGSGKSNLYRALRLLTAAARGTMVGALAQEGGLPAVMWAGPERLSRAMRQGEQPVQGGPRQQAVRLRLGFAAEPFSYAVELGYPQERQSAFALDPQLKGEWIWAGEGFHPRAVLSSSGPQHHPDQSLFQRGFDPDQQPEVMLLREQILSWRFYDSFRTDPEAPARQPRVGTRCFALSGDGGDLPAAVQTILENGDGNGLQQAMDDAFPGCHLSVQTDGGSFRLHVHQPGLLRPLEAAELSDGTLRYLLLTVALFSPRLPPLLVLNEPESSLHPELLAPLARLIHAAAERTQVWVIAHAPALINALAQQPQCRHLQLERELGATQVQAQTTLERGSWRWPESNKV
- a CDS encoding YcgJ family protein, producing MLRHTLTLAAALPLVISSAALAQPASLSYPRPGVVCDSVGKTCYDSYGPSIGITSEVYGKKAANHLSKNLSQTSSRDFRLSTGQACSVAKRTCWNDGWGERNVAAGLTNQLFGSSTRPGQAQVSRDTGLCSLSRGSQRVYDGPCLLKQVSQGGQNRYEVQLQNGNTYTFQQVGGGFQTRDGFGGTWPVTFIDHGNTGIFRFGDYKLVATQENSNRNTTSNRDAAVGNALGNLLNTLFQ
- a CDS encoding MliC family protein — translated: MVKPLATAAACIGAAVAALYWGQGYIIGFIYGQAMKGHRAAEGRGLEAYCLLRRHDDTLPIQRGPCAFRERDGDITVSMQPHGTFSFAANQHGISHQHADNADGIRFTREGEFTLQVFWRKPLQCSGPITAPVSVVFLNQADPPSVVLAIGNETLVVPIAPSGSGARYSAAGVELWEHQGSTQINWNGQLLQCKAP